The Diospyros lotus cultivar Yz01 chromosome 15, ASM1463336v1, whole genome shotgun sequence genome has a window encoding:
- the LOC127792217 gene encoding (-)-germacrene D synthase-like, with amino-acid sequence MNRTWHHQRLDDAGDGVCGTALTFRLLRQQGFPVSSDVFNELKGRHGEFKEFLTRDVEALLSLYEAAHLRVRGEDVLDELVAFTTAQLESALPDLGDALAGKVIHALNQPIRTGLTRVEARSYNSLFEPKGHDDTLLLDFAKLDFNLLQKLHQRELSEITRWWKDLDVQKKLPFTRDRVAEGYFWVMGVYFEPQYKLARKMLTKVGAMISIIDDAYDAYGTLEELALFTDAIEKWHVSATHQLPEYTRLCYEALLDVYDMIEEEMAKQRRSYVVDYAKSTMKKQVRANFEEAKWFHQGYTPSMEEYMQVALVTCGYEILSTNSFVGMGDMATQEAFDWVSSCPLIVRASTVICRLTNDIVGHKFEQERGHVASAVECYMEQYGASEEEAVVELKKQVGEAWKDINAEMLQPTKVAMPLLVRVLNLARVINFLYSHGDGYTHPVTKVKDIITSLFVQAIPT; translated from the exons ATGAACAGGACCTGGCATCATCAACGACTCGATGACGCCGGCGATGGTGTTTGCGGCACTGCTCTCACTTTCCGGCTGCTCAGACAACAGGGGTTTCCTGTGTCTTCTG ATGTGTTCAATGAACTGAAGGGAAGACACGGCGAGTTTAAGGAATTCTTAACGAGAGATGTGGAGGCACTGCTAAGCTTGTACGAGGCTGCTCATCTCAGGGTGCGGGGAGAAGATGTCTTGGATGAGCTGGTCGCCTTCACCACTGCCCAGTTGGAGTCTGCCCTACCGGACCTAGGCGATGCTCTCGCTGGCAAGGTGATACATGCTCTAAACCAGCCCATCCGGACGGGCCTGACAAGGGTAGAGGCAAGGAGCTATAACTCTTTGTTTGAGCCAAAAGGCCATGATGATACACTCCTCCTGGACTTTGCCAAGTTAGATTTCAACCTGTTGCAGAAGCTACACCAAAGAGAGCTCAGTGAGATCACAAG gtgGTGGAAAGATTTAGATGTGCAAAAAAAGCTGCCGTTTACAAGAGATAGAGTGGCGGAGGGCTACTTTTGGGTAATGGGAGTGTATTTCGAACCCCAGTATAAGCTCGCTAGAAAGATGCTAACCAAAGTTGGTGCTATGATCTCTATTATAGACGACGCATACGACGCTTATGGCACTTTGGAAGAACTTGCCCTCTTCACTGATGCAATTgaaaa GTGGCATGTTAGCGCTACACATCAACTTCCAGAATACACGAGGCTGTGTTACGAAGCATTGCTTGATGTTTACGACATGATTGAGGAGGAGATGGCCAAGCAAAGGAGGTCTTATGTCGTCGACTATGCAAAATCAACA ATGAAGAAGCAGGTGAGGGCCAACTTTGAGGAGGCCAAATGGTTCCACCAAGGCTACACTCCATCCATGGAAGAGTACATGCAAGTGGCGCTCGTAACCTGTGGTTATGAGATACTTTCGACCAATTCATTTGTTGGGATGGGTGATATGGCCACCCAAGAGGCCTTTGATTGGGTGTCAAGTTGCCCTTTAATTGTTAGGGCTTCCACTGTTATATGTCGGCTCACGAATGACATTGTTGGCCACAAG TTTGAGCAAGAGAGAGGGCATGTAGCCTCTGCTGTGGAATGCTACATGGAACAATATGGAGCATCAGAGGAAGAGGCAGTGGTGGAACTTAAGAAGCAAGTTGGCGAAGCATGGAAGGACATTAATGCAGAGATGTTGCAGCCAACTAAAGTGGCAATGCCTCTGCTTGTGCGAGTCCTTAACCTTGCCAGGGTGATAAACTTTTTGTACTCGCATGGAGATGGCTACACTCATCCTGTCACCAAGGTCAAAGATATTATCACCTCCTTGTTTGTTCAAGCTATCCCAACATAA